Genomic segment of Vulpes lagopus strain Blue_001 chromosome 7, ASM1834538v1, whole genome shotgun sequence:
CCCTTCCTGCTGAAGGCACCGACTCTGACTTCAACCTGTCCCCTCACCCTTCCTCTCTTTGTGCCTACCATCACCATCAAGTTGCTGAAGAGCCACTTACATTTCTCACAAATATCTGGCAGGCCTTCCTGGCCACCCCAGGAGCATGGCCTCCAGCTCCGCCAAAGGAACCTGCGAAGCTTCCTCCAAAGTTGCCACGCTCCATCTCGATGGCGCGGTCAAAGCTGGCACCGCCACCGCCACCCATGGCCAGGCCCATACGCTCAATGCCAGCGCCTAGGGCTGGACCCATGGCAGGACCCATGCGCTCCAGGCTGTTGGCGCCCATGCGCTCCAGGCCCATGCGCTCGAGACTGTTGGCGCCCATTCGCTCCAGGCCCATTCGCTCCAGGTTGTTGGCGCCCATGCGCTCCAGGCCGGTGGCCATGCGATCCATCACAGGGCCCATGCGCTCCAGGCCAGCCCCCATGCCTGCGGGCACCATGCGCTCCATGCTCAGGCCCATGCGCTCGATGGCAGGGCCCATACGCTCTACACCAGAGCCCATGCGCTCAATGGTCTGGCCCACGCGGTCAATGGGCGCGGCCATGCGCTCAAGGCCAAAGCCCATGCCGGCACCCATGCGCTCCACGCCAGAGCCGATGCGCTCCATGGTCTGGCCCATGCGCTCGATGCTGGAGGCCATGTGGTCGAGGCCCAGTGGGCCCATGCGCTCGATGCCAGAGCCCATGCGCTCAACTGAGCCCATGCGGTCCATGACCAGGCCCATGCGCTCAATCTCGGAGCCCACACGATCCATGCCATGGCCCAGGCCTGCGCCCATGCGCTCCATGCCGGCACCCCCAATGCGGTCAATGCCAGGGCCCATCCTCTCGATCCCAGGGACactgcctccacctccacctggaACAGGGACACAAAACAGAGGCAGGTATCAGGGACTTGCACACTTGTGTGCACACCATGCCAGGAGGGTGACCTGGGTGCAGAGGCTTACACTTCACAAGCTCAACCACAGTTCAGGAATTAAGTCCCACAACAATTTACCATTAGACATCCCTCAAATGTCAAGGCTTAACTGTTGTTAAGGCAGGGTAGTGAGGACATTGTTCTTCCTATTTCTATGCCACAGCTTACATTTccatagtaaaattttaaaaagggagaaattcTGCCCTGGAGGACTTGTGTCAACAACGTTCTCCACCATTACTTCGGAAGCCCTAGTACTTCTAACTAGCTTTGTGAGCCATGGTTGTCAATTCCCAAGAACTGTGAGGTCTCCCCACCAAATGACACTGAGAAATGCTCTCAATCAAAGCTCAGAAACCCCACCCTGAGTTGGTCAGTCTGTAAAATGGATTACATGGATTGTATGTGACAATTCAAATCACTCACAACCTTTACCCTCTCCCAGCTTGTCCCTCTCAGATGCCCTGCTGATGGCCAGTCTGGCTGCATTTCCTTAGCACCTCCAGGCATAAAGAAGCTAGTATACAGCCATGTAAACAAGAGTAGATAAAACAAACACCAATATAGACCCTCTATGTCTAGATAGACAGGCACTTCCAGGGAGCCTTACTCTGTGAAGAAAACCACCAAATAACTTGTGTATAACTCTGCTGGCTTTAGAGGAAAAGAAGTCAATGGCATTGCAGAGTAGATTCTAGAAGAGGTCTAAGATCAGTTCTCGATGCCATGGTTTAGCTGGACACATGCTTTCGTGTCAGCAATGCAGTGACCCAGTTTTGCTGGTAACTCTGTAGAAGATGGGGCTGGCTCCACCTCCAAGGCCACTGCCCACCACTTTTCCACATTCAGAGCCTCTAAGGGTCCCTTCTCACTGAAGCTTCGCCATCACCACTGCCACCTGCCTCTAAAAAAGGTCAGCTGAGTCGACAGCCAGCCCATTAGTGACCCAAGCAGCCCAGTCCAAGATGTAAttcaagaaaaggaaactcagaAGTTTCTGTGAGTCTCTGGCTGACATCACATGTCATTGCACTTCTCCATTTCCTCAGCTGAATAACAGCACACCAAGtggcaaaatacaaaaaatttaagattagtctcttttgggacacctgggtggctcagcggttgagtgtctgtctgcctttggatcagagtgtgatcccgggttcagggatcgagtccacatcaggctccctgcgaggaacctgcttttctctctacctatgtctctgcctctctctcaggaataaataaataaatcttttataaaggGGGGGGATATTAGTCTTTCAGAgcaaaaatttctcaaaatatgtaaaaaagcaAGATACTAGAAAGGGCAGTAGCATGCTCAAGAATATCATTAATCAGGCTGACCCCCTGGATGCCAAAAGCAACAGAGAACAAGGGGAAAACGGTGCCCACATGAAGTTCTAGTATCAGCACACCACAGAAATAACCAGCAAGTGGAGTTACCAAGGAAATGCCAAGACACTCAGAGCCATGGGGAAGTGGGGCATTCAAGCTGGAAAAGttcatttagttttaaatacccatttttttaaaaaagtgtattaatgaaaagatattccCAAAATGTTTACAACACTCATCACTGGGTAGTCAAATTGCAGATATTTACTTACTTTATAATTTTCCGAATATTTATGAGTACATGTGTATAGCTTAGAAAGCACTTGTTAGATTTGGAGGTAGTATACCTTTTAATCAGGTATTTACTTTTATGAATTTACaattttacagtatttaaaaCAAAGGCCCCAAATTACATGTAATTATAATAACAACAATGGCTAATGCTTACATATAGCACTTatacaaatacttttttctatgcattaattcatttacaacaaccctatgaagtaggtaccatTATAACCCCATATTACAATATGGAAAAcagagaggttcagtaacttGCCAAATGTCACACGCTAGGAAGAGACAGAGCTGGTTCCCACCCAGACAGTCTATTTTAGAGCCCATGCTTTTCACCACTACACTCTTACTATCCCCAGTAATAACAACCtattctaaaaatcaaaacatcaaAACTAAGCGTTTCCTACCTCCTCCCTGCTTTGCAATGATCTCTCCTCTCTTCAGTGCATTACTTAGGATTTCTAaggaaatcaggaagaaaaaaaaattagccaaatTTCTCTACGATAACAGAAATTTGTTTAATACAGATTCCAGAATAAGAatattactaatttaaaaataaaacaaggaaagggGGGAGGGATTAAGAAATACACATATAGACAGGATCATTTTACTGGAAAACCGTAAGAGTCCTTGATGATGGGTCATGATTCTAGGTTCCCATGTAGCTCCAGAGTCTGAGGCCCAGTTGGCAAGACCATCTGGGAATGCGCCCAGCAGAGCTAAGAGCCAGTGTGCACCAATGAATTGAACTGCGAACATCAGAGcaagaatgggggtggggggtagcatAGTTTTCTAAAGCTGATCCAGATCCTCAGTACTCAAACTGAAGCCAGCACACACCCACCAGATTAGATCAACAACTCATGGTTATCTCTTAGCAAACTCAAGCTATGGCTACACTGTCAAAGTCCTGAAAACCAGCAACAATTGCATGCAGTGCTGAAGTATGACCTTACGAACAAATCATGCACAGAAAGACTCCAGCAGGTGGAGCCCACCAGCCCCACCTGGAAGGAGCTGGGTGTGACAGTGACAGACAAagctttaggaaaataaaaaccctaCCACACTCAACACTTTGTCTCAAATAGAAAACACTGTTGCTTATTTGCCAACAATTAATCCAAACCTCTTTCAAGTTTGTTTAAAGCTATATGGTTAGCGTTAGCTTTTAAGTTTCTTCTCAGCCTTCCACTGTGTAAGACATTTGTACCCACTCCCCTCTACAGTCCCAAAGTGTGCTCAGCAATATGGACAAACAGCCACAGAGTACATCTCATTTCATGACTAAGACCACAGAGATTAACCCCACCCCCACAGCTGTTTTTGGCACTACAACTACCTGTGCTAAAGAACAGATGTGGGAAAGCATACCTAGAAACAACAGCCCTCCTCCAGCCTGCAAGCAGTACAGGGCTTGCTTATCCTCCCATGACACCTGAGATCCTGCTCAGCATACCCAAGCCCAGCTTCACTTTCCTAAATCAGCACTTAGATCAAAATATTCCTCACAAAAGCTTCACGATCGGCGCACcactgatttaaaaagaaaagaaaaatcctttcttGGGTATTCACAGACCTCTCTGCTCTGACTCTGAACTTGATTCTGTTCTTCCTGCCCCAGGTAGACCCTCATGTCCAGGCCTCTGCACCTGATGCTGTTTGGCCCTCTCTATCTGCCAGTATATTCTCTAAATTATGCTGAACCCTCTTGGACACCCAGCCCCATCCAGCTTAAACTGTACCTCCTGCCCAGTCTTCTTGCATTCCTGCTTGGATCCAGTGCTCTCTGAGCAGAACACTTCTGTCAGCCATGTAGAGCACTGCTTTTTCCGAATcttaacagagagaaaatagatcacCTTTGTGTATTGCTCACATGGCTCCCAAAGGCCTAGGAACCAACATTTCCACCAGCACTCTCACTAGGCCTCTGGTGCTGCCCTGTGCCACTGAGCATCATCTATCTCCTCAGCTGCACCACCTCCTTCAAGATCAAGGACCACATTATCTACATCCCTGTACCACCAAGCACAGTGGTTGCCAGAAACAAGGGCAAAGATCTACTGCCTTGATAGTAGAGAAGGGACACTGAATGGGGAGACACTAGAGCAAGAGGAACCAAAACGATTCAACTTTCAAgtggaaaacagagagagaaatcaagaactgaataaacaaataaaaaaacccatctaggccacacacacacacacacacacacacacacacacacacacagaccatcCAGGCCAACTGGTCTGAAACACCACCTTAAACTTAGACACCTTTTTACTAAATTGTGTCTATCACAAGTAGCAGCAGGGAATTCCAGAACAAAGCCCTGTTCTCTTGCCCATGTCACTTTGGGAGgtcacaggaaaagaaatacGATAGTCTCAATCAGAGGAAGTGGCAAAGTAGCAGGAGATAGCAGGCCCTACAGATGATATTTCAGGTTGGGACTAGAGGAGTTACCACCTGTTGCCATGAGAAATACTGACCTCACCAGATCTACCTCTTGTGCCACTCCACAAACCAGGACAAGGCCTCCAGCCTCATCACAGAGGTTGAGAGGCACCACAGACCAGTGAAAGATTAAAGGCCTAAGGCAGGAAGAAATCCCTATGGAAGCAAAGCATATGGCCATCTTGTTCTTCTCACCCTCAGTATCCACAAATTGCTATTCGCAACCAAATgacaagtttttaaatatttttaaaaatatcctgccATTCCAGGACACAAAAACAAAGTCAGTCATAAACAAGAAACTTTTAGCTGATCCAGTCACATACAAATTTATGAACTCATCCCTAGAATTCTAAAGCTTTGGAATACTCTAGAATAAAGCTAGTCAGTCATATCTaacaagtaaaaggaaaaaaatgtaaatcttcaCTACCAGCATAGTAAGACACAAAAAGGTCCTTCCAGGTACCTAACTGCCagtagggaaaaagagaaaaacaagtctCCAGTTCCTGATTTTCATGGAGAACACAACATGAAGATGGGAATCCTACAGATAGTCTACAGAAGCATCTGTCTCACTGACAAGCCAGATGATGAATCTTTCCAGGACGTTTGTAAATTCTAAGAATATATCTAATACAAACTACACAAGAGGGCTTAAAACCTTCCCAACTTAATGGGTCCCCCAAAGTCAGAGGCTGAGCACTCTGAGGCGGTCTCATGGAAGCTTCACATCTGTACAGAATGAGAAGCAGGTAAGGATGGGGCAGAGTATGGATCCACACTCCAAATCGCCTTTGAGAGAAACTGAAGAGCCCAAAACTGGACAACCTCTTTGCACCATACTAATGAAGAATTAAGCTGGCAGATTCTCAGAAACGTCTAAATtcaaaaaggggggaaagagacaTTCCTTGAGAAGAAACCACTTTGCAATCTAACCGAAACTGAAAAGAGATCCTCTGCACTTAGGCCCAATCCTCCAGGCCTTCCAGCATCAgaaaatccacccccccccccccccgcccagtttCCTGAGGCCTCTTCTAAAGGCACCAGCAAACACACCATGCCATCTGTTAGACTATCACAGTGCCCTGGACAAGGGGACTCACACCCCATTCAGCAGGGCCTCAGAAACCTCCACCACTCCAGAGAGCCGGTGCTGTGTAAATGCAGCAGTTTGAATTCCCACAGCAAACACCTTATACCAAGGCAACCAAAGAAGCCACctgaaaaaaactaaagaaaaatggtGCCATTGATACCAATAAAAAATTCAAGGTCCAGAGTTTTTACCtaggtctatttttttaagactctggAAAAACAGCTGACTTTGCCTAAGAGAGAACCCCTGACCTGAGGGTGAGCCCCACCCACAAGGGGCTTTCTTACCCATTCCTCTGCCAAGGGGCTCGCCAAAGCTTCGAGACATTCCCATCTTGTTTCTGGCAAAGTCTCTCTCAAATCCTCCACCCATGCCACGCTCCATCTCTGTGGAGAAAAATATTACCCTAGGCCTTTCCAGGAATACCACTGTGTTTTAGACATGATAAATAACTACAGGCACGCAACAGCCACCACCAAATCAGCATGTTCACTCTTTCTACAAGGAACCATCATTCGtcctttattccttaaaaaagTCACTTCGAGTCAATCCCTAAAAACTATCTACCTTTAGTCCATTAAGGACTGACCAACGTCCACTATAAGCCTCACTTGTATGGTATACCAGTACCTACTCCTACAGCAAATGGCATGGGCACATGCTGAGTCAAGGGCAGGCTGCAGCAGCAGCTACCACCTCCCCGCCCCACCTGGGGCTTTCCATGCGCTTGAGTTCATAGAATCCTCCCAACAGCCTGCATACCTGTATTCTCCCTCCAAGATCACTGCCCCCATACAAAGAAAGGGAGGCTCAAAGGACTTAgtaacttgaccaaggtcacatgCCTGGCAAGGGGTGAGGCAAAGGTTAGAACCTAAACCCAATGCAAGAATCCATACTCTACTAACACAAGCATATCCGCACAGAATATAGAAACATGCCTGCATATAATAGGTCTTCCCTACTAACAGAAGTAGTTTCCTCTACACAAGGATGTTGTTAACTTTGTTAATTTTTCCTTTGGTGACAGCAGGACTTAAATTTTATAACGTCTTTTAAAAGCTAAGGTCTTAGTTTCTATGGGGAAAGCTTTTGATGATCTCATCACCGGCTACTTCTTTCCTCTAAAGCAAGACTTAAGATGTGTAGCACACTGTGTCTCCCTCCTGAACTGAGAGGGCCTTGAAAAATCTAATGTTGCTCCTTAGAAATCAAGGTAAACAGGTGCTATATAATGATCACCTTTACTTGTTCAACTACCAAAAATGGTTATCTACAGATCAAGTCCCTATACTTTCAAAGAAGTGAACAAGTCTACCAAATGCAGGCAAGAATTATGAGTTAATTAGAAAATGCCAGAAAATGCCagaagggtgcttgggtggctcagtctgttaagcatctgccttcagctcaggtcacaatctcggggtgctgggatcgagcccagcagcaggctccctgttcagcagggagtctgcttctccctctcccccgccacCTCGTgctcactctaataaataaaaatgaatgaatgaatgaatgaagaaagagagagagagaaagaagaaaaagaaagaagaaagagagaaagagagaaagagaaagagagaaagagagaaagaaagaaaagaagaaaaagaaagaaacgaaaaGATTTTAGCAATTGATGAACTTGCTTTTCAGTTTGAATTGACCCAACTGAATCTCAGGTTGGCAGTGTGCCATCTGCTGAAAATGCTGAAAACTTGCACAAGCCTGCATGGGGTAGgcagaagaaaaatctaaaatctcaGAGTGGTACTATAATGGACAATGCTCTGCTGGGCTCCTTTAATCCCTATCTTAAGGGCATAAAAGGCGGCAGCACTTTGCCCCCTTGAGATAAGGAAGTCCTATATATAGGCAGCAAAGGCCTCAGAACTCATCttcccaaataaaaacaaaacaaaaaacaaacaaaactcatttTCCCAACTGTCAACAGGCTCTATAGTTCAGGGAGCCCTCTGTGAATTCCAATGTACTACCCAAGAATTCCAACGTactatgagaaagagagagagagagagagagagagagagagagaaaatatttccttgtcaaatattatACCACATCATTCTTTGGTATTTGAtgagtttttcatttataatttttaatatccatTCTATAGGACTTGACCTCTACTGCTGACTGaccctgagattctgatttcTTATCAGTCTGGTGTCAGCACCTCCAACCATAGTAGATGCATTATGGTCACCAATTAAACACTAAATTAAATCAAAACATCTTTATCAACTTTCCCCCTGATAAAGTTGATTGCACTCAGAACAGAGCTCAAGTGGAAGAAGTCCCTATTCTCTACTACAGAGGATGATGAGGAAAGACTTGGGAGTACCTATATCTGAGAACATCTAAGAATACTGCATCAGAACACATCCTCCCACTGTAGCTCCCCACGAGAATCAGCACTTTGAACCTTTAGTCAACAGGCCCATAACTGTGACTGCTGCATTCCACCTGCCAGATTATCGAGGACTTTGCCCATACTACTCAGCACAGCCCCACCCCCTCTTCATCCATTTCTAAATCACATCACTCCACTCCTCAGCAACTCCAACTCCTAATGACTCATCAATTTTGAGCAAACACTCTACCAAGCCAGATTCCTCCAACTCTTTTTATTAGAATTCCTATACACATCACGAGCTACAGGCCAGCCAGAAAGCACACTGGAAATGCAGACCTTTGTCCCTTCATTCCTGACTAATGGTGAGGACTTCTCTACAGCTCTTTATCATCTAAAACAAGGCAACCCTCCCCCATTAAGAAGGGCAGTTTATTCAtcagaattttccttctttccagttGACAATTAAGGTCTATCCTAGTAGGATTCTCACTTGCTCTACTCTCTCTTCACACTAAAGGATACTGCAGGTTagcaaagaaacatttaaatgcaAATCTTTAATGACTTTCCATCCCAGAGAAGCTTAGGTGTATAAGGAAAGCTATATCCCCACAGATGAGGGGTCAAGGAGTCAACCAACCCCAGAGGATTTCAGAAAGACTGAAGGGTTCCCAAAGCCCTAATCAGGAGGGGCTGAAGCCCATGCTGGAGGCAGTTCTAAAAGGCAGAATTACAGTGTAATTAAAagccaggctctggagccagatagCCAGGATCCATATCCCAGTAttactagccatgtgaccttaggcaagtcactctctgggcctcagtttctgaTGAAATGATAAAAGTACCTACAAATCACGTGGTTCTTGCAAGGACTAAATGAACACACTATTATATTTCTAGTAAGGGGTTGAGAAGGCTATAAGATCTGTATGATAGCACACCAAAACTCCCGCTATATAAATGCTAAATTAAATCAATGAATGCTAAATTAAATCAATGTCTCTGCTCACAACTCAAGAGTTTTACGAGAGCAGATGATCAAGAACTGATGCAGTCCAGCACTCCAGGGGATATATGAATTTGAtcaaaaaatccaaagaaactaataaaactaaTCCCTTACacttaaagacaattttaaagtGAGAAAGATACCTTTAAAGTGAGCAAAATACAACCACACTTATCTACAGGATGCTTGCTAGTGCTAGAGACaatgaaaaagttttattattttattgggtAATTATGGGGGAATTCAGAACACGGGACATACATTTAGTGACTAACGGGATTAACACTTACCTACTAGGAAGTCTAGCTGCTGAAATACAAATGTGATTTTAATAACATCTAAGGCAATTCAAAGACAtctaattaaatagaaaaatggaagggGCAAATCATTCATTAAAAAAGGGTTTGTTGCCTCAAGGTCACCCAAGAGTCAACAGCCAGTAGGGGGCAGGtttaagcagaaagaaaacacaagtcTCACCATTTATTCTGCCCATGTTCATCCCAGATCCAAATCGACCCATGTTTTCCATACCGCCACCAAAAGGTCCCTCCATGCCTGCAAGAGATATTCACATTTGAGTACCATTTCAATGAGACTGTTTACACTCATcggaaaaagaaagatattttcaggAGTTTCATCTTGGGCATTTTCTGCCAGGAACTTCCTTACCAAGTGTAAGGACTTTAGGAATAAAAATGCTACTGCCCTTGCTAAAATCACCTTCTTCAAAAAGCTAATCTGATCCAACCCCCTCAACAGACAAGCaaagagaggcccagagagatggagtgatttgcccaaggtcacagagctagttagTGAGAAAGCCAGAACCAAAAGCCAAGATACCCACTGGATAGACtgacaggtaaaattaatttctaGACTCCAACTTTTTGGAAATCAAACAAGAATTCATGCAAGGcttaagggaaaagaaagaggaagagtgagagaaaaCCACACCTAAAAGTGATTATATTTGTACTTCATTTTAAATCTCTTacctcccattttatttattccaaatcCTATGCCTTCCATTCccattccttaaaaagaaaaagtcaatgcAAACTAAAATTATGTCAAAGCAGTAACGTTTGAACTTAAAAAGCACAAGAAATTCCAAAtcagcaaatgaacaaaaaatattcctgattatgaacatattttaattgtaaaagAAGAGGAGGATGGAGGGGGCTCTCCCATATCACCTTTCAAACTATCGCATCCCAAGAAACTATGTCTTTAACAAAATAATCACCATGTGACTCAAAATTCTGTAGGGCCCACATACAGTTTTAACAAAAAATCAAGTCAGGGGATTTAAACATGATATATAATTACTGGATACAAACTGAGGAATACTCTTTTTTTAGAAGTTCATTTTAGAGAATATAAGTCTTAAAATCTCCTTTGAAGataaaattctctaaaaaaagCAGTTCTTATAAACACTTGAGGCTTCCCTCCCCGCCACCCCAAACTTTCTTCTTTGGTGTTTGGGGGGCGCGGGGGGTTAAACTGATAGGGCCATATTCCAAGAAGGCCCAGGGCATAGAGGTcagcccagggacaggcagaACTAACGGTAGCAGGGTGAAGGGACATCCATCCTGCAATTCAAAGGATTTTAAGAGAGCTCTAACTCTgtagtcataaaaatgaaatagttccTAATAGTATATAAATGTCTCCTGCACAGAATGAAAATGCTAAACAGCAAAGTTTAAAGCATATTCTCCACAAAGCTCTCATTCATTAGCTACTTCTTATCTTTTTGAACTAAGACAACACTGAACACCAGGTCTTTGTGGCCTGTGACAGCTACGTTGTCATGCAATGAGGGCCTCTGTGCCTTTTTATATCCATCAATGCCCTTGCCCTAGTCTAGGAGCCGTTAACACCAGGCAATGGCCCAAAGGGTGTCTGGGTAACAGACTGTGGCAGTGCTATGGTCTGATGGTCAGGAGACCTAGTCTCTGTCACTAACTGAtagtgtgaccttgagcaagaccAACTCTCTGGCCTGCCTCCTTTTATCAAATAGCTTAACTAAGCTCGGAAGGTCATCCAAGGATAAAATGCAAACGTATGGTAACTTTATAAAAAAGGATTCAAGtcagtaaaaatacaaaatactgcttttatcaaaatgaatcaaatgaaTGAGGGAATTCTgccccaaataaatctttattccATTTGAAGTACTTAATGTCTAATTATTCTAATAGTTCACTTGAGTCACTAACTTCCCCAGAAATCTCCAAAGTACACTGTAGTTCTCACCTGCGGGTCCTATGTTTCCCATGCCAATGCCTTTATTCAGGTGATTGGCATCAATAGGCTGTCCTCCTGGGCCTAACCCCATGCCAATACCACCAAGtccatctgaaaagaaaagagaaagttggAACTGTAGATTAGACTTAGAAAAGCATATCCTTCCAAGGCAAAAAGTCTTTGTTTACTGTGTTGTAAATGTCACACTCCATTCCCATCCATCCACTTCTATGAGCAAACCTAGGGTCTAATTCGAAATTCAACACTGGTACATTTGGGAGCTATCCCTTTCAAGACGtaacttgtctctctctctctcttttttaaagattttatttatttatttatttgacagagaagggggcaagcacaagccaggggagagcAGGTTCCCTGAGGAGCAGGGAATAGGATGCAAGGCTCAGAgctcatcccaggaccatgacctgacttgaggtgaaggcagagcttaattaactgagccactgagccacccaggcacccatcaaGGCATAACTTTTCATATGCAATTAGATTTGAgtttgtgatatatataaaacaaagacaagttaaaaaaaaaaaaaaacaggcctcttgaaaattacagaaaagaatTACGAACAACTCACATGTAAAAATCATAGACATTTATTTACTCCCTGTATCTCGAACTGAGAAACACCTGATTATAAAAGACAATAACATCAGGTGGCCAGCAGCACAAATATACCTAATCTCCACCTCCCAACCTGGTACCCCAAAAGACTTTTCCCAAGAAAAAGCAATGCTATAAACCAGCCAATTAACACTGGGCATACACTGTTCTCTGACTCCACTGTGGGCTGTTTTCAAAAACAGTGAAGCTCGTGTCTCTTCTGCCCAGAAAGCTTCCTAATCTGTGGAGATCAATATACACAGTTCACTCTCAACTCCATGCTCCACAAGGCAGGGATATAAGAATACAGACTTGGTCTCAAAATAGCCAACAAGACCTGATAGTGTAAGACATCTGTGATGCTCTGATGACCACGGTCTGAGGGTTAAACCAAGAtcaggtaaaatatttttaaatgggaaccaaaacaaaacaacaacaaaccctgataccaagggggcctgggtggcaaggtcatgatcccaggatcctaggattctgctccctgctcagcagggaacctacttctttctccctctgctcctctcccttcccctgctctctctcacacacaggctttctctctctcatatactAAGtaaaaaatctgggcagccccgggtggctcagtggtttagctccacctttggcccagggcctgatcctggagacccggatcgattcccatgtcaggctccctgcatggagcctgcttctccctctgcctgtgtctctgcctctctttctgtgcatctctcatgaataaataaataaaatcttaaaaaaaaaaaatcttaaaaaaacatacacacaaagaaaccCTGATACCAGTTCCCCGATATTTAATCTGTTTAATGGCCCTGTGTTTTTAAGTTGCATAGAAACAGCAGCAAGAGATCACCAAGGTTACTTACTCCCCAAGGCAGCCTCTAAAATGTGCTGGGAGACCAAAAGCCATGGATAATGGACTCCCTAGGGTCCAGTATGTGCCAGCCAAGGCTCCCAAATAGCCCTCATCCCATCTCCTCCAGGCACAAAAGTCAACAAGAGCCATCACCTTGATCCTGGGTTATCAATGCCAAGTGGTCACATTCATTAGGACAAAGAAATAtgatctttctctaaaaaaatgtcaattttcaACAGATAAGCCACGTTCTACTCTTAAAGCCACTGACCTCCCCTCAAAGCCCGCCTCCATTATGCTTCCATAATGTTAAACCAAAAA
This window contains:
- the HNRNPM gene encoding heterogeneous nuclear ribonucleoprotein M isoform X3; amino-acid sequence: MAAGVEAAAEVATTETKMEEESGAPGVPSGNGAPGPKGEGERPTQNEKRKEKNIKRGGNRFEPYANPTKRYRAFITNIPFDVKWQSLKDLVKEKVGEVTYVELLMDAEGKSRGCAVVEFKMEESMKKAAEVLNKHSLSGRPLKVKEDPDGEHARRAMQKVMATTGGMGMGPGGPGMINIPPSILNNPNIPNEIIHALQAGRLGSTVFVANLDYKVGWKKLKEVFSMAGVVVRADILEDKDGKSRGIGTVTFEQSIEAVQAISMFNGQLLFDRPMHVKMDERALPKGDFFPPERPQQLPHGLGGIGMGLGPGGQPIDANHLNKGIGMGNIGPAGMGMEGIGFGINKMGGMEGPFGGGMENMGRFGSGMNMGRINEMERGMGGGFERDFARNKMGMSRSFGEPLGRGMGGGGGSVPGIERMGPGIDRIGGAGMERMGAGLGHGMDRVGSEIERMGLVMDRMGSVERMGSGIERMGPLGLDHMASSIERMGQTMERIGSGVERMGAGMGFGLERMAAPIDRVGQTIERMGSGVERMGPAIERMGLSMERMVPAGMGAGLERMGPVMDRMATGLERMGANNLERMGLERMGANSLERMGLERMGANSLERMGPAMGPALGAGIERMGLAMGGGGGASFDRAIEMERGNFGGSFAGSFGGAGGHAPGVARKACQIFVRNLPFDFTWKMLKDKFNECGHVLYADIKMENGKSKGCGVVKFESPEVAERACRMMNGMKLSGREIDVRIDRNA
- the HNRNPM gene encoding heterogeneous nuclear ribonucleoprotein M isoform X1, with the protein product MAAGVEAAAEVATTETKMEEESGAPGVPSGNGAPGPKGEGERPTQNEKRKEKNIKRGGNRFEPYANPTKRYRAFITNIPFDVKWQSLKDLVKEKVGEVTYVELLMDAEGKSRGCAVVEFKMEESMKKAAEVLNKHSLSGRPLKVKEDPDGEHARRAMQKVMATTGGMGMGPGGPGMINIPPSILNNPNIPNEIIHALQAGRLGSTVFVANLDYKVGWKKLKEVFSMAGVVVRADILEDKDGKSRGIGTVTFEQSIEAVQAISMFNGQLLFDRPMHVKMDERALPKGDFFPPERPQQLPHGLGGIGMGLGPGGQPIDANHLNKGIGMGNIGPAGMGMEGIGFGINKMGGMEGPFGGGMENMGRFGSGMNMGRINEMERGMGGGFERDFARNKMGMSRSFGEPLGRGMEILSNALKRGEIIAKQGGGGGGGSVPGIERMGPGIDRIGGAGMERMGAGLGHGMDRVGSEIERMGLVMDRMGSVERMGSGIERMGPLGLDHMASSIERMGQTMERIGSGVERMGAGMGFGLERMAAPIDRVGQTIERMGSGVERMGPAIERMGLSMERMVPAGMGAGLERMGPVMDRMATGLERMGANNLERMGLERMGANSLERMGLERMGANSLERMGPAMGPALGAGIERMGLAMGGGGGASFDRAIEMERGNFGGSFAGSFGGAGGHAPGVARKACQIFVRNLPFDFTWKMLKDKFNECGHVLYADIKMENGKSKGCGVVKFESPEVAERACRMMNGMKLSGREIDVRIDRNA